GCGGTATTCACAATAACGCCCTTTCCTTTTTCGAGGAAAATAGGTAGCGCTTTACGTGTGGACCGCATTACACTTTTGGTATTGATGTCAAAGATAAGATCCCATCTCTCATCATTAATATCACCAACTGGCTCAAAGCCGTCCATAATACCCGCATTATTCACTAGTATATCTAGGGTTCCATATTCATTTACTGCGGTATCAATCATGTTATTGATATCTTCGACTAGAGCAACATTTACTTTCAACGCCTTAGCTACTCCACCATTACTAACGATTCCTGCTGCGACTTGTTCCGCACCTTCGAGGTTAAGATCGGCTACTATTACTTTAGCACCTTCTTTAGCGTACAACTCTGCGATAGATTTCCCCATACCCGAGGCTGCTCCGGTAACAACTGCAACTCTGTCTTGAAGTTTCATGTTGGAAGTCTCCTTTACGTTTATCTATAATGTAAGTATCAATACAAGCAAAAACGCCTTCGGCGTCCTTAATGGGACGGTAAGCGTATATGCGAGAAATATAAGGATAAAGTATAGCGTGAAACTTATACTTCCTTATATTTTATAAAATCTCTAAATCACTTAAAATTTATTCTACTCAAGTTTAATCTTCTGCAATTTAACTATCAATATACAAATGAGACATCAAATGTTCATAAATATATATAACTTGGAATTGTGTTGAAATAGGAATAGAAAATAGACAGTTAGGTGGTCTTCTGTTGCTTAAAAATCGAAGAACGAGTAAATCGAAGAAAGAACTAAAAAATGCATTGATATTACTCATGGAAAAAAAGAATTTCCGCACCATTACGATAACCGATATTGTGACCCTAGCCGATTTAAACCGTGGAACCTTCTATAAGCATTATCAAACCAAAGAAGAACTTCTGAATGAGCTGATTGATGATGTGCTGGAGGATTTAATTAAGGCTTATAAAGATCCCTATCTCCATACCGATAAATTCATGGTGAGTGAGCTTACTACCTCTAGCATCAAAATTTTTGAGCATGTCGTTTCCTACTCTAATTTTTATACCATCATTGTAAATTCCAATGTTCTGCCTGGGTTTCAAAATAAGATTTGTGACATCTTAAAGGAGCTAACCAAGCAGGACTTAGTCGAGGTTAATAATACTAATAACAATATAAATATCGAATTATTTTCTAGCTATACGGCCTATGCTCTATTTGGATTAATCATGGAATGGGTAAAGGGAGGGTTCAAATATACTGCGAACCATATGGCAGAGCAGTTGATTCAAATTCTGTCTTTTAATTCACACAATGTGATCATAAAGACTTCAAATCAACCCATTAAGCAGAATTTAATCTCTATTAATAGCGACTAATTATCTGTACCACCAAAAAGCCACTCCAATGTGCTGGAGTGGCTTTTAATAGGAAATTTATAGATTATGGTCTTCCTTTTCCACCGCCACCGCCGCCACCTGGACCTTGATTGGTGTTCGCGGTGGTTACTCCGGATTCATTCAGCCAAGTTACACTACTTGTGATTTCAAACGCTACTACTTTCGTTCCTCCAGTATATTCGCCATCCGTATACAATCCATTTGCTTCACTGCCAGTCGAGGTACCTCCCGAGTAGAGGGTGTATGATCCACCGTCTTTCAAATCAGGGGAGCTCATCACCAACGACTGATAATCCTTCGATGGAGCAAAGGTTAGGATCGTGTTTCCTTCGCTATCCTCCAGATGGACCAATGTTCCGGCCTTCTGGATCTGAGGAAACGTCATGCTGACTGCATGTTGGCTGGAGGTGTCAGACGTTGCCTGAGCCATACCCGAGCTTCCCGCGGCTATTAGAGTACCGCCACTCTGTTCAAAGCTGCCATCGTAATCGAGAGCACCGTTTCCACCATTAGTAGGTCCATTAACAATTACTGTACCACCTGACATCACGATAGAGCCGTTCGAATCCAATCCGTCACCTGTGGCATCGACTGTTAATGTTCCCCCGCTAATCGTGAGCACATTAGCCGCAGCATCGCTGAATTGATCCTGCTCCTGAGGGCCACCTCCTACAGTCGCTTCATCATTACCTCCTGCAACATTCACTCCATCATCAGAAGCAACCACATGAGCTTCACCACCGGAAATCTCGATGTTTGCTCCTTCAATCCCTTCGTAGCTCTTCGTAATATCAATTTTGCCACCGGATATCGCCACCAAGGCATCCGCATGGATTCCATCGTCGCCAGTTTTGATGTTGAATTCTCCATCGGCTATCGCAACGTTACTGTTGCTGTGCACTGCATCATCAGCAGAATCAATGTTAAATGTTCCGTTGTTTACGCTAATATCTCCTCCAGCCTTCAAGCCTTTAGTACTTGGTATTTCCGATTCTGTTGTTGTAGTTGTTGGTGCTTCCGTTGTTGTTATCTCTGGCTTTGCTTCTGGTTTTGTTGCTGGTGTCGATGTTTCTGATGTTCCCGGTGCTTGGCCACCTGTTCCTTGACCTCGGTCACCTCTCATGCCCATGCCTGCCCCTTGATCGCCTGTCTTCACTTCGCCATTCTCGCTGCCTCCGCCTGTAACCACGGTATACGTTCCGCCATCGATTACAAGTGCAGTTTCCGCCTGAATTCCGTCATTGCCAGCCTTAATATCAAATGTTCCTGCTGCTATAGCAAGGAAGCCTTTGTCCGTTTCGGTATCGTTCGTTGATTTCATTCCGTCACCTTCAGCTGTAATGCTGATACTTCCATCCTGCACAGCGACTAGATCTTTACCGACAATCCCGTCATCGGCAGCCTGAATTTCAAGTGTGCCATTCATTATTTTGAGATCGTCCTTGCTTGTAATCCCATCATTATAATTAGCAGAAACGGACAGCTTCCCTGTGCCATTGATTGTTAAGTCTGCTTTACTAAAGATAGCTGCACTAGGCTCATCTGTAGTGTCATCAGCATAGACATAAGTTGCTCCATCCGATACGGAGTTCTCTGTTCCGTCCTCCAAGGTAATGATCACTTTACCTGCTTCTTTAATATCAATTGCAGCACTATCGCTGTTCGTGATGTTCACACCGTTCAGTACCAAATGCACAATACCTTCATCCTGATTATTAACTACAATCTGTCCATCACTCAGCTTACCAGACAGCACATAAGTTCCCGCTGCAGTAATTGTCACTGATCCATCCTTAGACTCAGCCCCGGTGCCGTCAACAAGCGCACTTGTTCCAGCCAAAGCAATTTCCGTCGATTGGTCCGCCGTCCAACTTGTATTAGAATCATCTTCATCGAACGTTACTAAGTCCGACAGCTTTGCACTTGCCAGTTGTACTCCGGTAGCAGCTCCACTCTGGCTCGACGTTAATTCACTCGACATAGCTTCAGACTGTGCTGTCGTATTATTATTGCTGCAAGCCGACATGAGTCCCGCACACAGTAACAAGACCCCTATTTTACTGATTGTTGTATAATTCTTCATATCTCATCCATCCTTTCGGTCATTTTAATAGTCATTTGCAGTGGGATTCATAGTTAACGAGAGATCTAGATTCCCGTTACGAGTGCGAATCGCATCTAGGAATTCCTTCTGGTTCACAGTCTCGCCCAGCGTAACGACATAGACTAGTTCATATAAACTACCAAGCTCAGTCGTTCTAATCTTCTTAAGGTCATACCCTACATTAAATTTGTTGAAAACTTCAGCGAATGCCTCCTCATAGCCCAGACTCTCTGGAATAGTTACCTTGAGTGTCTTTTGCAACGTTGTTTTTACCCCGAAATTAGTCCGATTAAGAATAAACATAAGTGCGCACAAGATAAGAGTGAACAAGACTGCGTATCCGAATGAACCTACCCCGCAGGCCAGTCCTGATGCCATGGTAAACAATACAAATGTGATATCCTTCGGATCACCAGGTGCACTTCTGAACCGAATGATGGAGAATGCTCCGGCAAGACTGAAGGCTCTGGCAACATTACTGCCAATGAGCAGGATGATGATGGCTACAATTACGGGCAGCAGTACCATTGTGAGTGTAAAGCTTTGCGAATAACCACTGGAATTCGTCTTCATATAGGTGTAGCTAATAATCCCGCCAAGGGCGATAGCTATAACAATGGTTAGGATTGCGTTGGTAAACGTTAGCCCTGTACTCGTAGCTACGGTAAATAATGAATCAAGCATAAAGAGCACTCCCCCGTTCTGTTTTACTGTTCTTCAGCATTTTTTTATATTCATTACCGTACTTGGAGAAGCTTGTACGGTACATTTGATGCTCTGAGAGCATTTTTGCTAACCAAACCGGAATCGTATTTTCAGCCTTTACTTCCATAAGCCACTGACCTGGCTCTAGTAATGGTTCGCCATAAACGCCATGCTCCATCTTGAGATCGTATCGCCGACTTCGAATATTCGTATCGAACGTGATTCTTAAATCACGATTTTTTTTACAAAACAACGCTTTGCGGTCATAAGACAGATACACCTTTGGCTGCAATTCATACCGCGTTAAAAAGTATTTAATCTCTTCAATCACCTGTTTGTTCATATAATCCTTAAATTCTGGCTCCCTGCCAGTGGCAACAAAAGCATAAGCCTCGTCCAATTTGAGCGGCGTTCTTCTTTTATTCACCAGCCCGAACACCTTCTTCTTAATTTCCAGATACACCTTTGTATCTTGATTCGGAACACCGTAAGCTCTCAAACGCAGCTTCTCTTTGTACTTCGGCTTCGCAAGACTATTACGAATCAGGGTATTGTGCGCAGTATCATAATATAAGTTGGTGATGGAATAAAACTCATGCTGCTTGTTGAAATCGTCTAGTTCCATGTATTCGAGTAATTGGTTATAAAATTTATAGTAAGCTTCGTTGTCCAGTAAATATTTGTTCTCATAACGGTTGAATACCTCAATCGCCATATGGGATCATCCTTTCTGTTTATCATTGTCTCGTGTGCTTATGAATGTATCTTAGATCCCAAACCTTTAATGAATCTTAAATGGTTTTACAAACTACCCCACTACAGGTGTAAATCGTAACTCCGGTGAATGTTGGACTTCCGGCCGCTGTTGTCTGCAGATTTATTGATTTAAATTGCTATTCGCAGTGGAAATCCCCAGACAAAGGCGGACGCTATCGCTCCTACAGTTCCAAAATCCCCCTCCGTTACTTACCACCTGTTCAATTTTTTACAATGCAGTTCTATACCAGCCTTCATTAAGGTTCAGTAAAGGTAATACTGATATAATGACCTCAATAACAAATACTCGTTTTATGTAGGGGATGGCAGAACCATGAGAATACTAATCGTAGAAGACGAGCTTCATCTCGCTGAAGCCTTAACTCAAATATTAAAAAAACATAATTATTCGGTGGATGCAGTCCATGACGGTAGATCGGGTCTCGATTACGCACTGAGCGGAATTTATGATTTGCTGCTGCTCGACATTATGCTACCTGAGATGGATGGGGTTAGCGTCCTCAAGACGCTGCGCAAGAAAGGGGTATCCACTCCCGTTATCCTGCTTACCGCAAAGGGGGAGATAACAGATATGGTCACTGGACTAGACTATGGGGCTGATGATTATATCGCCAAACCTTTTTCCTCGGAGATCTTACTGGCACGAATAAGGGCTGTACTAAGACGTAAAAACGAGGTTATTCCAGATGATGCTTTAAAGTTCGGGGATATTGAATTGAATACATCGACTCTGAAGCTTACCGTGGGTGGCAAAGAGATCAAGCTGAACCTTAAGGAAAGTGAATTATTGGAGCTTCTGATTCTTAGAAAA
This genomic stretch from Paenibacillus sp. FSL H7-0737 harbors:
- a CDS encoding SDR family oxidoreductase; protein product: MKLQDRVAVVTGAASGMGKSIAELYAKEGAKVIVADLNLEGAEQVAAGIVSNGGVAKALKVNVALVEDINNMIDTAVNEYGTLDILVNNAGIMDGFEPVGDINDERWDLIFDINTKSVMRSTRKALPIFLEKGKGVIVNTASTGGVSGAHAGATYTASKHAVVGLTKNTAFMYANKGIRCNAIAPGATATNISASMKNINEFGMSRTQLTQAVIPRVGSPEEIAQVALFLASDDSSFVNGAVLAADAGWTSAF
- a CDS encoding TetR/AcrR family transcriptional regulator; its protein translation is MLKNRRTSKSKKELKNALILLMEKKNFRTITITDIVTLADLNRGTFYKHYQTKEELLNELIDDVLEDLIKAYKDPYLHTDKFMVSELTTSSIKIFEHVVSYSNFYTIIVNSNVLPGFQNKICDILKELTKQDLVEVNNTNNNINIELFSSYTAYALFGLIMEWVKGGFKYTANHMAEQLIQILSFNSHNVIIKTSNQPIKQNLISINSD
- a CDS encoding carbohydrate-binding domain-containing protein — translated: MKNYTTISKIGVLLLCAGLMSACSNNNTTAQSEAMSSELTSSQSGAATGVQLASAKLSDLVTFDEDDSNTSWTADQSTEIALAGTSALVDGTGAESKDGSVTITAAGTYVLSGKLSDGQIVVNNQDEGIVHLVLNGVNITNSDSAAIDIKEAGKVIITLEDGTENSVSDGATYVYADDTTDEPSAAIFSKADLTINGTGKLSVSANYNDGITSKDDLKIMNGTLEIQAADDGIVGKDLVAVQDGSISITAEGDGMKSTNDTETDKGFLAIAAGTFDIKAGNDGIQAETALVIDGGTYTVVTGGGSENGEVKTGDQGAGMGMRGDRGQGTGGQAPGTSETSTPATKPEAKPEITTTEAPTTTTTESEIPSTKGLKAGGDISVNNGTFNIDSADDAVHSNSNVAIADGEFNIKTGDDGIHADALVAISGGKIDITKSYEGIEGANIEISGGEAHVVASDDGVNVAGGNDEATVGGGPQEQDQFSDAAANVLTISGGTLTVDATGDGLDSNGSIVMSGGTVIVNGPTNGGNGALDYDGSFEQSGGTLIAAGSSGMAQATSDTSSQHAVSMTFPQIQKAGTLVHLEDSEGNTILTFAPSKDYQSLVMSSPDLKDGGSYTLYSGGTSTGSEANGLYTDGEYTGGTKVVAFEITSSVTWLNESGVTTANTNQGPGGGGGGGKGRP
- a CDS encoding DUF4956 domain-containing protein; its protein translation is MLDSLFTVATSTGLTFTNAILTIVIAIALGGIISYTYMKTNSSGYSQSFTLTMVLLPVIVAIIILLIGSNVARAFSLAGAFSIIRFRSAPGDPKDITFVLFTMASGLACGVGSFGYAVLFTLILCALMFILNRTNFGVKTTLQKTLKVTIPESLGYEEAFAEVFNKFNVGYDLKKIRTTELGSLYELVYVVTLGETVNQKEFLDAIRTRNGNLDLSLTMNPTANDY
- a CDS encoding polyphosphate polymerase domain-containing protein; the protein is MAIEVFNRYENKYLLDNEAYYKFYNQLLEYMELDDFNKQHEFYSITNLYYDTAHNTLIRNSLAKPKYKEKLRLRAYGVPNQDTKVYLEIKKKVFGLVNKRRTPLKLDEAYAFVATGREPEFKDYMNKQVIEEIKYFLTRYELQPKVYLSYDRKALFCKKNRDLRITFDTNIRSRRYDLKMEHGVYGEPLLEPGQWLMEVKAENTIPVWLAKMLSEHQMYRTSFSKYGNEYKKMLKNSKTERGSALYA
- a CDS encoding response regulator transcription factor, translating into MRILIVEDELHLAEALTQILKKHNYSVDAVHDGRSGLDYALSGIYDLLLLDIMLPEMDGVSVLKTLRKKGVSTPVILLTAKGEITDMVTGLDYGADDYIAKPFSSEILLARIRAVLRRKNEVIPDDALKFGDIELNTSTLKLTVGGKEIKLNLKESELLELLILRKQAVTSKEQIIEKLWGFDSEAEHNNVEVYISFLRKKLTFLNSTVRISTIRNVGYVLEVTA